In Hydractinia symbiolongicarpus strain clone_291-10 chromosome 4, HSymV2.1, whole genome shotgun sequence, the following proteins share a genomic window:
- the LOC130641923 gene encoding uncharacterized protein LOC130641923 isoform X2 translates to MLPTVKVKDINSPQRNASPKKNKEASSARRHCFAPYSPFKSYTQPLKQLHNTPVTDVTDLTVLTSGNSCDSTVVSCNGESGEVLCSVESKENVLTDEVHFEVERTPCKKKSYFTCRMSISTKTVINNQADSDDDIKVIEPPNSEIINKRIENAEKSDTDISTNDVEEVSTVCYSSSSHDVCVDVGVEQPAAIANKIKNIKSELVDTCDFVSGVTNNSLSNDNPTDLTEVSTEKRDIKFLLDQPDIDQRHEPDLGKTTEIEISQSCAKTFADRDLPFISTEQIPSQQNECCDESKKCNILKQTSFSVSNAVEGNSNATERNLNTVETNSNATENKSRETGRKKHHEIKKTFFTRRRCNIEEKSVLIMERYNVPPVSVVVVDIQLLGNFKHQKLLQKANAKFLHDKSKSLQDVKSIRDLKLSNYKPNNRIVNVTTDASADSVRETFEQKVARKLAEKRRLLGEPALILNTEKPVTSPKGTESDKKIKVISHSENEIQTLTKPRNVAIEPVVQKQNEVVTEKSHPILFTTNRQFQNPNTPMIYVEEPLNEALQLSNHKVKMIVQTRPRLPDKMGSAKRKKLSPQKSLSPNKKTKMSLKFNELTDPIIQKAGVELDECEAIRTVPLHPRIRMKLQSHCNCVGENCSHLGRANLSPVNSEFVSKSPNDTSPTAPKSFTDPVTKPSLFMSTPLTTSDALTTSDVSTSNCACNIISCPHVINPSPGRRSAVVFKSLTPKHKVKTPTKFRPTLLQRFSPKSPRSALSRIISDVHDDLKPEIEKVKTKLMDCVDVVSDAMSESQSSSCEEIIYPNIVHISSDDGPILEEDDIKKEDKLFIPSPIKTESIETDSTVIDFLIGDDENNDFYSSSDFVRRRRRKTSSKKRVESFIVKPMVAAPTLENSANTTPTNAVHNNKRSRPLKTVSKRQMIKLTKHFNLREFEVRAEKLSEVTVSRLIDLCTTLETWNKKELLLAAGLTEYDIKRLGLATMRRDEKNAKYGFRKFLKRRDVFQLVSEKPKNSKKKHQLDFLKSENRKLKEMALIKEREERKMRDLESIRRSLLKINAKFLNQSKFWNYINQGTVAKPIEI, encoded by the coding sequence ATGTTGCCAACGGTCAAAGTAAAAGATATCAATTCACCCCAACGTAATGCTTCGCCTAAGAAAAATAAAGAGGCATCATCAGCTCGGCGCCATTGTTTTGCACCATATAGTCCATTTAAATCCTACACACAGCCGTTAAAACAATTGCACAACACGCCAGTGACTGATGTGACGGATTTAACTGTTTTGACGTCAGGAAATAGTTGTGACTCTACTGTTGTTAGTTGTAATGGTGAAAGTGGTGAAGTTTTATGTTCAGTTGAGAGCAAAGAGAATGTTTTGACGGACGAAGTCCATTTTGAAGTGGAGCGAACGCCatgtaagaaaaaaagttatttcacctGTCGAATGTCGATTTCAACAAAAACAGTTATAAATAATCAAGCTGACTCGGACGATGATATTAAAGTTATTGAACCACCAAACAGTGAGATTATTAATAAACGTATTGAAAACGCTGAAAAAAGCGACACTGATATTTCAACTAATGACGTCGAAGAAGTGTCAACAGTTTGTTATTCTTCATCAAGCCATGATGTTTGTGTTGATGTTGGTGTTGAACAACCTGCAGCTATagctaataaaataaaaaacattaaatccgAATTGGTAGACACTTGTGATTTTGTCTCAGGTGTCACAAATAATTCACTTTCGAATGATAACCCAACTGACTTAACGGAagtatcaactgaaaaaagagaCATTAAATTTTTACTCGATCAACCAGACATAGATCAACGTCATGAACCTGATCTTGGCAAAACAACTGAAATAGAGATTTCACAATCATGCGCAAAAACTTTTGCAGATAGAGATTTACCGTTTATTAGTACAGAACAAATCCCCTCGCAACAAAACGAGTGCTGTGATGAAAGCAAGAAATGTAATATTTTGAAACAAACGAGTTTTTCTGTTTCTAATGCGGTAGAAGGCAATTCAAATGCAACAGAAAGAAACTTAAATACAGTAGAGACAAATTCAAATGCAACAGAGAACAAATCACGCGAAACGGGGCGCAAAAAGCACCACGAAATTAAAAAGACATTCTTCACACGCCGCCGATGCAATATAGAAGAAAAATCTGTTTTAATCATGGAACGCTACAATGTTCCTCCTGTGTCTGTAGTTGTTGTGGATATTCAGTTACTTGGTAATTTTAAACACCAAAAGTTGTTGCAGAAAGCCAACGCGAAATTTCTCCACGACAAAAGCAAGTCATTGCAAGACGTTAAATCCATTCGTGATTTAAAATTAAGCAACTATAAACCCAACAATAGGATTGTGAATGTTACTACAGACGCTAGTGCTGACAGCGTACGGGAGACCTTCGAGCAAAAAGTGGCGAGAAAACTAGCTGAGAAGCGCAGGCTGTTGGGGGAACCTGCACTCATTTTAAATACAGAAAAACCTGTAACATCGCCTAAAGGAACAGAAAGCGATAAGAAAATAAAAGTGATATCACATAGCGAAAACGAGATTCAAACATTGACGAAACCTAGGAACGTTGCAATCGAGCCTGTTGTTCAAAAACAAAACGAGGTAGTAACAGAGAAATCCCACCCTATTCTCTTCACTACTAATAGACAATTTCAAAATCCAAATACTCCAATGATTTATGTGGAAGAGCCTCTAAACGAAGCACTTCAATTATCAAATCATAAAGTCAAAATGATTGTTCAAACTCGACCCAGGTTACCTGATAAGATGGGCTCTgcgaaaagaaagaaattatcaCCGCAAAAGTCGTTGTCTCcaaacaagaaaacaaaaatgagcCTCAAGTTTAATGAACTTACTGATCCAATCATTCAAAAGGCTGGTGTGGAGCTTGATGAATGCGAAGCTATACGCACTGTGCCCTTGCACCCGCGAATACGTATGAAACTGCAATCACATTGTAATTGCGTAGGAGAAAATTGCTCACATTTAGGTAGAGCCAACCTTAGTCCAGTAAATTCAGAATTTGTATCAAAATCACCTAACGACACTTCTCCCACTGCTCCAAAATCTTTTACGGACCCTGTGACGAAACCTAGCTTGTTTATGTCAACTCCGTTAACTACAAGTGACGCGTTAACTACAAGTGACGTATCAACGAGTAATTGTGCTTGTAATATTATCAGCTGCCCACATGTGATCAATCCGAGTCCCGGGCGTCGTTCTGCTGTAGTCTTTAAGAGTCTTACCCCAAAACATAAAGTTAAAACGCCGACTAAGTTTCGTCCAACCTTACTGCAACGATTTTCACCGAAGTCGCCTCGTTCAGCTCTTAGCAGGATTATCAGCGATGTCCACGATGATCTCAAACCGGaaattgaaaaagtaaaaacGAAGTTAATGGATTGTGTCGACGTGGTAAGTGATGCAATGTCGGAATCGCAATCATCAAGTTGTGAAGAGATTATTTACCCAAATATTGTTCATATATCGTCAGACGATGGACCAATTCTAGAGGAAGACGACATTAAGAAAGAAGATAAGCTCTTCATTCCCTCGCCGATTAAAACAGAATCAATAGAAACGGACTCAACAGTCATAGACTTCCTAATTGGTGACGATGAAAATAATGATTTCTATTCAAGTTCTGATTTTGTGCGCCGAAGGAGGCGAAAAACATCTTCCAAGAAACGAGTAGAATCGTTTATTGTTAAACCCATGGTTGCAGCGCCAACCTTAGAGAACTCGGCTAACACTACACCTACCAATGCTGTTCATAACAACAAAAGAAGTAGGCCTCTTAAAACTGTATCGAAACGACAAATGATAAAACTAACGAAGCATTTTAATTTGCGAGAGTTTGAGGTACGTGCCGAGAAACTATCTGAAGTCACTGTGAGTAGACTGATCGACCTGTGTACTACCCTTGAAACATGGAACAAGAAAGAACTACTGCTAGCAGCTGGACTCACTGAGTATGACATTAAACGACTTGGGTTGGCGACTATGAGAAGAGACGAGAAAAACGCGAAGTACGGTTTTCGAAAATTTCTCAAACGAAGAGACGTATTTCAATTGGTGTCGGAAAAACCGAaaaattccaagaaaaaacaccaGCTTGACTTTTTAAAATCCGaaaatcgaaaattaaaagaaatggcTTTGATAAAAGAACGAGAGGAACGAAAAATGCGAGATTTAGAATCGATCAGACGGtctctattaaaaataaatgcgaAATTTCTAAATCAGTCAAAGTTTTGGAATTACATTAACCAGGGAACCGTTGCCAAACCAATTGAAATATAG
- the LOC130641923 gene encoding uncharacterized protein LOC130641923 isoform X1, producing MVNILMESTSSFKNTNDVPVTLHDLSPKCMLPTVKVKDINSPQRNASPKKNKEASSARRHCFAPYSPFKSYTQPLKQLHNTPVTDVTDLTVLTSGNSCDSTVVSCNGESGEVLCSVESKENVLTDEVHFEVERTPCKKKSYFTCRMSISTKTVINNQADSDDDIKVIEPPNSEIINKRIENAEKSDTDISTNDVEEVSTVCYSSSSHDVCVDVGVEQPAAIANKIKNIKSELVDTCDFVSGVTNNSLSNDNPTDLTEVSTEKRDIKFLLDQPDIDQRHEPDLGKTTEIEISQSCAKTFADRDLPFISTEQIPSQQNECCDESKKCNILKQTSFSVSNAVEGNSNATERNLNTVETNSNATENKSRETGRKKHHEIKKTFFTRRRCNIEEKSVLIMERYNVPPVSVVVVDIQLLGNFKHQKLLQKANAKFLHDKSKSLQDVKSIRDLKLSNYKPNNRIVNVTTDASADSVRETFEQKVARKLAEKRRLLGEPALILNTEKPVTSPKGTESDKKIKVISHSENEIQTLTKPRNVAIEPVVQKQNEVVTEKSHPILFTTNRQFQNPNTPMIYVEEPLNEALQLSNHKVKMIVQTRPRLPDKMGSAKRKKLSPQKSLSPNKKTKMSLKFNELTDPIIQKAGVELDECEAIRTVPLHPRIRMKLQSHCNCVGENCSHLGRANLSPVNSEFVSKSPNDTSPTAPKSFTDPVTKPSLFMSTPLTTSDALTTSDVSTSNCACNIISCPHVINPSPGRRSAVVFKSLTPKHKVKTPTKFRPTLLQRFSPKSPRSALSRIISDVHDDLKPEIEKVKTKLMDCVDVVSDAMSESQSSSCEEIIYPNIVHISSDDGPILEEDDIKKEDKLFIPSPIKTESIETDSTVIDFLIGDDENNDFYSSSDFVRRRRRKTSSKKRVESFIVKPMVAAPTLENSANTTPTNAVHNNKRSRPLKTVSKRQMIKLTKHFNLREFEVRAEKLSEVTVSRLIDLCTTLETWNKKELLLAAGLTEYDIKRLGLATMRRDEKNAKYGFRKFLKRRDVFQLVSEKPKNSKKKHQLDFLKSENRKLKEMALIKEREERKMRDLESIRRSLLKINAKFLNQSKFWNYINQGTVAKPIEI from the exons ATGGTGAATATTTTAATG GAGAGTACatcaagttttaaaaacaccaaTGATGTCCCAGTAACTCTTCACGACTTGAGTCCAAAATGTATGTTGCCAACGGTCAAAGTAAAAGATATCAATTCACCCCAACGTAATGCTTCGCCTAAGAAAAATAAAGAGGCATCATCAGCTCGGCGCCATTGTTTTGCACCATATAGTCCATTTAAATCCTACACACAGCCGTTAAAACAATTGCACAACACGCCAGTGACTGATGTGACGGATTTAACTGTTTTGACGTCAGGAAATAGTTGTGACTCTACTGTTGTTAGTTGTAATGGTGAAAGTGGTGAAGTTTTATGTTCAGTTGAGAGCAAAGAGAATGTTTTGACGGACGAAGTCCATTTTGAAGTGGAGCGAACGCCatgtaagaaaaaaagttatttcacctGTCGAATGTCGATTTCAACAAAAACAGTTATAAATAATCAAGCTGACTCGGACGATGATATTAAAGTTATTGAACCACCAAACAGTGAGATTATTAATAAACGTATTGAAAACGCTGAAAAAAGCGACACTGATATTTCAACTAATGACGTCGAAGAAGTGTCAACAGTTTGTTATTCTTCATCAAGCCATGATGTTTGTGTTGATGTTGGTGTTGAACAACCTGCAGCTATagctaataaaataaaaaacattaaatccgAATTGGTAGACACTTGTGATTTTGTCTCAGGTGTCACAAATAATTCACTTTCGAATGATAACCCAACTGACTTAACGGAagtatcaactgaaaaaagagaCATTAAATTTTTACTCGATCAACCAGACATAGATCAACGTCATGAACCTGATCTTGGCAAAACAACTGAAATAGAGATTTCACAATCATGCGCAAAAACTTTTGCAGATAGAGATTTACCGTTTATTAGTACAGAACAAATCCCCTCGCAACAAAACGAGTGCTGTGATGAAAGCAAGAAATGTAATATTTTGAAACAAACGAGTTTTTCTGTTTCTAATGCGGTAGAAGGCAATTCAAATGCAACAGAAAGAAACTTAAATACAGTAGAGACAAATTCAAATGCAACAGAGAACAAATCACGCGAAACGGGGCGCAAAAAGCACCACGAAATTAAAAAGACATTCTTCACACGCCGCCGATGCAATATAGAAGAAAAATCTGTTTTAATCATGGAACGCTACAATGTTCCTCCTGTGTCTGTAGTTGTTGTGGATATTCAGTTACTTGGTAATTTTAAACACCAAAAGTTGTTGCAGAAAGCCAACGCGAAATTTCTCCACGACAAAAGCAAGTCATTGCAAGACGTTAAATCCATTCGTGATTTAAAATTAAGCAACTATAAACCCAACAATAGGATTGTGAATGTTACTACAGACGCTAGTGCTGACAGCGTACGGGAGACCTTCGAGCAAAAAGTGGCGAGAAAACTAGCTGAGAAGCGCAGGCTGTTGGGGGAACCTGCACTCATTTTAAATACAGAAAAACCTGTAACATCGCCTAAAGGAACAGAAAGCGATAAGAAAATAAAAGTGATATCACATAGCGAAAACGAGATTCAAACATTGACGAAACCTAGGAACGTTGCAATCGAGCCTGTTGTTCAAAAACAAAACGAGGTAGTAACAGAGAAATCCCACCCTATTCTCTTCACTACTAATAGACAATTTCAAAATCCAAATACTCCAATGATTTATGTGGAAGAGCCTCTAAACGAAGCACTTCAATTATCAAATCATAAAGTCAAAATGATTGTTCAAACTCGACCCAGGTTACCTGATAAGATGGGCTCTgcgaaaagaaagaaattatcaCCGCAAAAGTCGTTGTCTCcaaacaagaaaacaaaaatgagcCTCAAGTTTAATGAACTTACTGATCCAATCATTCAAAAGGCTGGTGTGGAGCTTGATGAATGCGAAGCTATACGCACTGTGCCCTTGCACCCGCGAATACGTATGAAACTGCAATCACATTGTAATTGCGTAGGAGAAAATTGCTCACATTTAGGTAGAGCCAACCTTAGTCCAGTAAATTCAGAATTTGTATCAAAATCACCTAACGACACTTCTCCCACTGCTCCAAAATCTTTTACGGACCCTGTGACGAAACCTAGCTTGTTTATGTCAACTCCGTTAACTACAAGTGACGCGTTAACTACAAGTGACGTATCAACGAGTAATTGTGCTTGTAATATTATCAGCTGCCCACATGTGATCAATCCGAGTCCCGGGCGTCGTTCTGCTGTAGTCTTTAAGAGTCTTACCCCAAAACATAAAGTTAAAACGCCGACTAAGTTTCGTCCAACCTTACTGCAACGATTTTCACCGAAGTCGCCTCGTTCAGCTCTTAGCAGGATTATCAGCGATGTCCACGATGATCTCAAACCGGaaattgaaaaagtaaaaacGAAGTTAATGGATTGTGTCGACGTGGTAAGTGATGCAATGTCGGAATCGCAATCATCAAGTTGTGAAGAGATTATTTACCCAAATATTGTTCATATATCGTCAGACGATGGACCAATTCTAGAGGAAGACGACATTAAGAAAGAAGATAAGCTCTTCATTCCCTCGCCGATTAAAACAGAATCAATAGAAACGGACTCAACAGTCATAGACTTCCTAATTGGTGACGATGAAAATAATGATTTCTATTCAAGTTCTGATTTTGTGCGCCGAAGGAGGCGAAAAACATCTTCCAAGAAACGAGTAGAATCGTTTATTGTTAAACCCATGGTTGCAGCGCCAACCTTAGAGAACTCGGCTAACACTACACCTACCAATGCTGTTCATAACAACAAAAGAAGTAGGCCTCTTAAAACTGTATCGAAACGACAAATGATAAAACTAACGAAGCATTTTAATTTGCGAGAGTTTGAGGTACGTGCCGAGAAACTATCTGAAGTCACTGTGAGTAGACTGATCGACCTGTGTACTACCCTTGAAACATGGAACAAGAAAGAACTACTGCTAGCAGCTGGACTCACTGAGTATGACATTAAACGACTTGGGTTGGCGACTATGAGAAGAGACGAGAAAAACGCGAAGTACGGTTTTCGAAAATTTCTCAAACGAAGAGACGTATTTCAATTGGTGTCGGAAAAACCGAaaaattccaagaaaaaacaccaGCTTGACTTTTTAAAATCCGaaaatcgaaaattaaaagaaatggcTTTGATAAAAGAACGAGAGGAACGAAAAATGCGAGATTTAGAATCGATCAGACGGtctctattaaaaataaatgcgaAATTTCTAAATCAGTCAAAGTTTTGGAATTACATTAACCAGGGAACCGTTGCCAAACCAATTGAAATATAG